A single region of the Borrelia hermsii DAH genome encodes:
- the lptB gene encoding LPS export ABC transporter ATP-binding protein — protein sequence MFPNRKNRIKSIKEKLSLGTVTDIVLKADNIVKKYGEKLAVNGVTIDVHRGEVVGLLGPNGAGKTTTFYTIVGFIRANSGHVLINSHDISGLNMYERARLGIVYLPQEPSIFRELTVEDNILVALERREDLSQAERKMELVNLLNDFEIKRIQHQKAYTLSGGERRRTEIARALAVSPYFLLLDEPFAGIDPIAIGDIKDIIRILKSKNIGVLITDHNVRDAFDIIDRAYIIYQGQVLDEGNVDYVINSEKAKKLYLGEEFRL from the coding sequence ATGTTCCCCAACAGAAAAAATAGAATAAAATCGATTAAAGAAAAGCTTAGCCTTGGTACTGTTACTGATATTGTTCTAAAGGCAGATAACATTGTTAAGAAATATGGAGAAAAATTAGCCGTTAATGGTGTTACTATTGATGTGCATCGAGGCGAAGTTGTAGGTTTGCTTGGGCCAAATGGTGCTGGGAAAACCACAACATTTTATACTATTGTAGGTTTTATTAGAGCTAATAGTGGGCATGTCCTTATAAATAGTCATGATATTTCTGGTCTTAACATGTATGAGCGAGCACGGTTAGGAATTGTCTATCTGCCTCAAGAACCATCTATTTTTAGGGAGCTTACAGTTGAAGATAATATTTTAGTTGCTCTTGAGAGGAGGGAAGATTTATCTCAAGCTGAGCGTAAGATGGAACTTGTAAATCTTCTTAATGACTTTGAAATCAAGAGAATACAGCATCAAAAAGCTTATACTCTCTCTGGTGGAGAGAGAAGGCGAACTGAAATAGCTAGGGCTTTAGCTGTAAGTCCATATTTTCTGTTGCTTGATGAGCCTTTTGCAGGTATTGATCCTATTGCTATTGGAGATATAAAAGATATAATAAGGATTTTGAAGAGTAAGAATATTGGGGTTTTAATTACTGACCATAATGTAAGAGATGCTTTTGATATAATAGATAGGGCTTATATTATTTATCAAGGACAGGTGCTTGATGAGGGCAATGTTGATTATGTTATAAATAGCGAGAAAGCCAAAAAGCTTTATCTTGGTGAAGAGTTTAGATTATGA
- a CDS encoding MATE family efflux transporter: protein MSISRTKIRKLILEDNLYRVLLVISFPIVATNVFQAFYEFADMFYVGKLGAMPLAALSLTGPINFLIMVFAMGMATGSVSLMSRCIGEETFAKFSKYAGQLIFLNFVLSLFVTVLVLIFIDLILDVMGVSGELKELAKSYFYVVIYAIPIMFLSIAVVYILNAQGETVISMMLILVANIINFILDPILMFTCNLGIAGAAWSTLFAKLMTVFSYLFFTYRLNCGLKVRLKDIVPDIAIIKNIINLGLPAAFGHVMASLSFLIFNYIVIQIGSKFLAAYGMANNIISFLLLPGMSIGTGIVSIVGQNLGAKNISRVEDTLKKGFLVTLIIMITVASFIISFREIIIKIFTDDLEVFDYANRYLLLASIGTVGFGLQQVFFGGLIGVGLTKIVMIVSCIRLWIVRLPVVFIFQYFGVIEDSLGYAFIISNYVALIIVLCLTFTRYWMKIQ from the coding sequence ATGTCAATAAGTAGGACTAAAATTAGAAAATTAATATTGGAAGACAATTTATATCGAGTGCTTTTAGTTATCAGTTTTCCTATCGTGGCAACTAATGTGTTTCAGGCTTTTTATGAATTTGCAGATATGTTTTATGTTGGGAAGCTTGGGGCTATGCCGCTTGCTGCATTATCTCTTACTGGGCCTATTAATTTCCTTATTATGGTTTTTGCTATGGGAATGGCTACAGGAAGCGTATCGTTAATGTCTAGATGTATTGGGGAAGAGACTTTTGCTAAGTTTTCAAAATATGCAGGGCAATTGATATTTTTAAATTTTGTATTGTCTTTATTTGTTACAGTTTTAGTTTTAATATTTATAGATCTTATTTTAGATGTTATGGGTGTAAGTGGCGAGCTTAAAGAGCTTGCAAAATCTTATTTTTATGTTGTAATCTATGCGATACCCATAATGTTTTTAAGTATTGCTGTTGTATACATATTAAATGCTCAAGGCGAGACTGTCATTTCAATGATGCTAATTTTGGTTGCAAATATTATTAATTTTATTCTTGATCCAATTTTAATGTTTACTTGTAATTTAGGTATTGCTGGTGCTGCTTGGTCTACTCTTTTTGCAAAATTAATGACAGTTTTTTCTTATCTTTTTTTTACTTATAGACTAAATTGTGGACTTAAAGTGCGCTTAAAGGATATTGTTCCAGATATTGCTATAATAAAAAATATTATTAACTTAGGTCTTCCAGCGGCTTTTGGCCATGTTATGGCTTCTTTGTCGTTTTTAATTTTTAATTATATTGTAATTCAAATTGGCTCAAAATTTTTAGCTGCTTATGGCATGGCCAATAATATTATTTCTTTTTTACTTCTTCCTGGAATGAGTATTGGTACTGGAATTGTTTCAATTGTTGGACAAAATCTTGGTGCAAAAAATATTAGCAGGGTAGAAGATACTTTAAAAAAGGGATTTCTTGTTACCTTAATAATAATGATCACAGTTGCATCGTTCATAATATCTTTTAGAGAGATTATAATAAAGATTTTCACAGATGATTTAGAAGTTTTTGATTATGCTAATCGTTATTTATTATTGGCATCAATTGGAACTGTTGGATTTGGATTGCAACAAGTTTTTTTTGGAGGATTGATAGGCGTAGGACTTACAAAGATTGTTATGATTGTTAGTTGTATTCGTCTTTGGATTGTTCGCTTGCCAGTTGTGTTTATCTTTCAATATTTTGGAGTTATAGAAGATTCGTTGGGATATGCTTTTATAATTTCAAATTATGTGGCTTTAATTATTGTGTTGTGTTTGACTTTTACTAGATATTGGATGAAAATACAGTAA
- the pgeF gene encoding peptidoglycan editing factor PgeF produces MRVVERKFYYEFELDSSIKLIYTKKPFDLDIRDINSDNLSFIPKDKKIKYLKQLHTNVVYKVSDDFVNFQEGDGLVSSSCNVALLAYYADCLPIYMFDKSKKYIGLAHSGYKGSFKLIILKMLLMFESMGSNFEDLKVIFGPYNRSCCYEVSSEFLSEVNLKFSKKLLDISFCKKDDKIYFDNANFNLGLISNFNLDVEDSGLCTYCNYNLYSHRKFRGKRSYASIWRI; encoded by the coding sequence ATGAGAGTAGTAGAGAGGAAATTTTATTATGAGTTTGAATTAGATTCTAGCATTAAATTGATCTATACTAAGAAGCCTTTTGATTTGGATATAAGAGATATTAATAGCGATAATTTAAGTTTTATTCCTAAGGATAAAAAAATAAAATATTTAAAACAATTACATACGAATGTTGTTTATAAAGTTTCTGATGATTTTGTTAATTTTCAGGAAGGAGATGGACTTGTGTCTTCTTCTTGCAATGTTGCCCTTCTTGCTTACTATGCAGATTGTCTTCCGATATATATGTTTGACAAATCAAAAAAATATATCGGGCTTGCTCACAGTGGATATAAGGGTAGTTTTAAGCTTATCATTTTAAAAATGTTACTTATGTTTGAGAGTATGGGTTCAAATTTTGAGGATTTGAAAGTTATCTTTGGGCCTTATAATAGGTCATGCTGTTATGAGGTTTCATCTGAGTTTCTATCAGAAGTGAATTTAAAATTTAGTAAAAAATTGTTAGATATATCTTTTTGTAAAAAGGATGATAAAATATATTTTGACAATGCCAATTTTAATTTGGGATTGATTTCTAATTTTAATTTAGATGTTGAGGATTCAGGTTTGTGTACTTACTGTAATTACAATCTTTATTCTCATAGAAAGTTTAGGGGCAAGAGAAGTTACGCTTCGATTTGGAGAATTTAA
- a CDS encoding DNA adenine methylase, with protein sequence MSVAIRPVLKWAGGKKNLLKVILNNIPLSFNNYIEPFVGGGALFFALNLKNSIINDINSNLINFYREIAYNLDNFLLEVEKYNNAPLTKEHYVHIRNSFNNEDLTNLEKACIFLYLNKTCYNGLYRENGDGRFNTPFGKYKKISLYEIKNLQLASKLLREVKVLSLDFFCLLDFIKKDDFVYLDPPYIPYSKTSNFTNYSRYGFDVRMHEKLLHFCEEIDKKGAKFLLSNSNTAFSLGLYKNYNVAFVDSKRFINANPGGRGSIREILVKNF encoded by the coding sequence ATGAGCGTTGCAATACGGCCTGTTTTGAAATGGGCTGGTGGTAAGAAAAATTTATTGAAAGTTATTTTAAATAATATTCCCCTTTCTTTTAATAATTATATTGAACCTTTTGTAGGGGGAGGGGCATTATTTTTTGCTTTGAATTTGAAAAATTCAATTATTAATGATATAAATTCTAATTTGATTAATTTTTATAGGGAAATTGCCTATAATTTGGATAATTTTTTATTAGAGGTTGAAAAATATAATAATGCTCCTTTAACTAAGGAGCATTATGTTCATATTAGAAATAGTTTTAATAATGAAGATTTAACTAATTTAGAAAAGGCATGTATTTTTCTTTATTTGAATAAAACTTGTTATAATGGTCTTTATAGAGAAAATGGAGATGGGAGATTTAATACTCCTTTTGGTAAATATAAAAAGATTAGTCTTTATGAAATTAAAAATTTACAATTGGCTTCTAAGCTTCTGCGGGAGGTTAAAGTTTTAAGTCTAGATTTTTTTTGTTTACTTGATTTTATTAAAAAAGATGATTTCGTTTATCTTGATCCACCTTATATACCTTATTCAAAGACAAGTAATTTTACAAATTATAGTAGATATGGATTTGATGTTAGAATGCATGAAAAATTACTACATTTTTGTGAGGAAATAGATAAAAAGGGGGCTAAGTTTTTGCTTTCAAATTCTAATACTGCATTTAGTCTTGGGTTATATAAAAACTATAATGTTGCTTTTGTTGATTCTAAAAGATTTATTAATGCAAATCCAGGTGGGCGTGGTAGTATAAGGGAAATTCTAGTGAAAAATTTTTAG
- a CDS encoding TIGR00282 family metallophosphoesterase, with product MSLRILVAGEVIGKPGIIVMKNFLSSFKQRNGIDFVISGNNFTTGFRGLCKRHAFLLKKYGIDVLTLGENAFVRAGLSDELDKYNFILKPLNCPAKLKGYSYFIYNVNGSKVAVIRLVGQTGITKYNFNNPFFAFDYFYEKIKLHTNNIIVLFDSNTTAEVNAMFFYLKSRVSACLGIGKRILTADLRIFDHTAVITDLGRVGSLNSVIGYAPKFEIDKFLRGFLNNRFTESWDGLGFNGVIVEINDGKAVMVEVVREYIDFDASLENSNNV from the coding sequence GTGAGTTTGCGGATTTTAGTTGCTGGGGAAGTTATAGGCAAGCCTGGCATTATTGTGATGAAGAATTTTTTGTCTTCTTTTAAACAAAGAAATGGCATTGATTTTGTGATATCTGGTAATAATTTTACTACAGGGTTTCGAGGCCTGTGTAAAAGACATGCATTTTTGCTAAAAAAGTATGGTATTGATGTTTTGACTTTAGGAGAAAATGCGTTTGTAAGAGCTGGACTTAGCGATGAACTTGATAAATATAATTTTATTTTAAAACCTTTAAATTGTCCTGCCAAATTAAAAGGTTATTCTTATTTTATTTACAATGTTAATGGCAGTAAGGTTGCCGTAATTAGACTTGTTGGACAGACAGGAATTACAAAATATAATTTTAATAATCCTTTTTTTGCTTTTGATTATTTTTACGAAAAAATTAAGTTGCATACTAATAATATAATTGTACTCTTTGATTCAAATACTACTGCTGAGGTTAATGCCATGTTTTTTTATCTAAAATCTAGAGTTAGTGCTTGTCTGGGTATTGGGAAGAGAATATTAACAGCAGATCTTAGAATTTTTGATCATACTGCAGTTATTACTGATCTTGGTAGAGTTGGCAGTTTAAATAGTGTTATTGGATACGCACCTAAATTTGAGATAGATAAATTCTTACGAGGTTTTTTAAATAATCGATTTACTGAATCTTGGGATGGGCTTGGTTTTAATGGTGTTATAGTTGAGATTAATGATGGGAAAGCTGTGATGGTTGAAGTTGTAAGGGAATACATCGATTTTGATGCTAGTCTTGAGAATAGTAATAACGTTTAA
- a CDS encoding nucleoside-diphosphate kinase: MSTLIQKTLCIIKPDGVRRGLIGNVISRFEKAGLKIVAAKMTLVNRAMAEIHYLYDDIAVRHGEFVWRSLIDFIISSPVFVFVIEGVEAVEVVRKFCGSTEPKVAALGTIRGDFAYHSFNYANEKKFAVYNVIHASASVDDALREIPIWFKEDEILTYKRNDELEHYYG; the protein is encoded by the coding sequence ATGTCTACTTTAATACAAAAAACTTTATGTATTATTAAACCTGATGGTGTTAGAAGGGGTTTGATTGGTAATGTAATTTCTAGATTTGAGAAGGCAGGATTGAAAATTGTAGCTGCTAAGATGACTTTAGTTAATAGAGCAATGGCCGAGATTCATTATCTTTATGATGATATTGCTGTAAGGCATGGCGAGTTTGTTTGGCGATCTTTAATTGATTTTATAATTAGTTCACCAGTTTTTGTGTTTGTTATTGAAGGTGTTGAAGCTGTTGAGGTTGTTAGAAAATTTTGTGGTTCTACAGAACCAAAAGTAGCTGCTCTTGGGACAATAAGGGGTGATTTTGCTTATCATAGTTTTAACTATGCGAATGAGAAAAAGTTTGCAGTTTATAATGTGATTCATGCTTCCGCTAGTGTTGATGATGCTCTTCGTGAAATACCCATTTGGTTTAAAGAAGATGAAATTTTAACTTATAAAAGGAATGATGAGCTTGAACATTATTATGGTTAA
- a CDS encoding Nif3-like dinuclear metal center hexameric protein, with product MTVKELSSNLDEIFKVKDYRNIDKSLNGLQVGNLELEVKRVALAVDASMATLRESKDYDFLITHHGIFWSKSEKIVSGMYERVKWLIDNDLALYCVHLPMDAHSVYSHSKVFSDFLGFHSPIPFANYKGFNLGIISIAGFNFSEILKRIETHNKHVLYYKKFKEYVEKVAIVSGSGYSFFEEALEHGVDLFITGDTSHQIYPLAEEYGVNLIFAGHYFTETFGLIKLMEYFKIQKELEVNFILKDTNL from the coding sequence TTGACTGTTAAAGAGTTATCATCCAATTTGGATGAAATTTTTAAGGTAAAAGATTATAGGAATATTGATAAGAGTCTTAATGGGCTTCAAGTAGGTAATTTAGAGCTTGAGGTTAAGCGAGTCGCTCTTGCTGTTGATGCAAGTATGGCAACTTTAAGAGAATCAAAAGATTATGATTTTTTAATTACTCATCATGGTATTTTTTGGTCAAAATCAGAAAAGATTGTTTCTGGAATGTATGAAAGAGTTAAATGGCTTATTGACAATGACTTAGCACTTTATTGCGTTCATTTGCCTATGGATGCTCATTCTGTTTATTCTCATAGTAAAGTATTCTCTGATTTCTTGGGGTTTCATAGCCCTATTCCCTTTGCAAATTATAAAGGGTTCAATTTAGGTATTATTTCTATTGCTGGATTTAATTTTTCTGAAATTTTAAAAAGAATTGAAACTCATAATAAACATGTTCTTTATTACAAAAAATTTAAGGAATATGTTGAAAAGGTAGCTATTGTTAGTGGTTCTGGATATTCTTTTTTTGAAGAAGCATTAGAACATGGAGTTGATTTGTTCATAACAGGGGATACCTCCCATCAGATATATCCTTTAGCTGAAGAATATGGTGTGAATTTGATATTTGCTGGCCATTATTTTACCGAAACATTTGGTTTAATCAAATTAATGGAATATTTTAAGATTCAAAAAGAATTAGAGGTTAATTTTATTTTAAAAGATACTAATTTATAA
- a CDS encoding LptA/OstA family protein, with translation MRNLIICLVYITFLSGYAQDQKSFDKSEKLAEKLKTEDGTQKKGEFTFRADFSYGIMSPLYRRIILKGNPEVISSDFKLRADEIEIYGEGSAYIEARGNVYYEDYVNKMNVKSQFLFVNRKLDSFYLQKGVELEDLENELVVKAERIEGSRKTSVYIMQYSVKIYKGDIFARAENGIYNKEEKEIVLEGVPVIYQDDNYYSASRIVLNTETKKYNLEGDVEGKFTQVEGDVPQQKK, from the coding sequence ATGAGAAATTTGATTATCTGTTTAGTTTATATTACTTTTTTAAGTGGTTATGCACAAGATCAAAAGAGTTTTGATAAATCTGAAAAGTTGGCTGAGAAGTTAAAAACTGAAGATGGTACGCAGAAAAAGGGTGAATTTACTTTTAGAGCGGATTTTTCCTATGGTATTATGTCACCTCTTTATAGGAGAATTATTTTAAAGGGAAATCCTGAGGTTATTTCTTCTGATTTTAAGCTTAGGGCTGATGAGATTGAAATTTATGGAGAAGGGAGTGCTTATATTGAGGCCCGTGGCAATGTTTATTATGAAGATTATGTTAATAAAATGAATGTTAAGTCACAATTCTTATTTGTTAATAGGAAATTAGATAGTTTTTATCTTCAAAAAGGTGTTGAGCTTGAAGATTTGGAAAATGAACTTGTTGTTAAGGCTGAGAGAATTGAAGGTAGTCGTAAGACAAGTGTTTATATTATGCAGTATTCTGTTAAGATATATAAAGGTGATATTTTTGCACGAGCTGAGAATGGAATTTATAATAAGGAAGAAAAAGAAATTGTTCTTGAAGGTGTTCCGGTGATTTATCAGGATGATAATTATTATTCTGCTTCAAGGATAGTTTTAAATACAGAAACCAAAAAATATAATCTTGAGGGTGATGTTGAAGGTAAATTTACTCAAGTGGAGGGAGATGTTCCCCAACAGAAAAAATAG
- the tuf gene encoding elongation factor Tu: protein MAKEVFQRTKPHMNVGTIGHVDHGKTTLTAAISIYCSKVNKDAKALKYEDIDNAPEEKARGITINARHIEYETAGRHYAHVDCPGHADYIKNMITGAAQMDAAILLVAADSGAEPQTKEHLLLAQRMGIKKIIVFLNKLDLADPELVELVEVEVLELVEKYGFPGDTPIVKGSAFGAMSNPDDPEATKCIKELLETMDSYFDLPERDIDKPFLLAIEDVFSISGRGTVATGRIERGIIKVGQEVEIVGIRETRKTTVTGVEMFQKILEQGEAGDNVGLLLRGVDKKDVERGQVIAAIGTITPHKKFKASIYCLTKEEGGRHKPFFSGYRPQFFFRTTDVTGMVSLEGKEMVMPGDNVDIVVELISLIAMDKNVEFAVREGGRTVASGRILEILE from the coding sequence ATGGCTAAGGAAGTTTTTCAGAGAACAAAGCCGCATATGAATGTGGGTACAATAGGGCATGTTGACCATGGTAAGACAACATTAACAGCAGCTATTAGTATTTATTGTTCAAAGGTAAATAAAGATGCTAAGGCGCTCAAGTATGAAGATATTGATAATGCGCCTGAAGAGAAAGCAAGAGGAATAACAATTAATGCCAGACATATTGAGTATGAAACTGCTGGTAGGCATTATGCTCACGTTGATTGTCCCGGACACGCTGACTATATTAAAAATATGATTACAGGTGCAGCTCAGATGGATGCGGCAATATTGCTGGTTGCTGCTGATAGTGGAGCAGAGCCTCAGACAAAAGAACATTTACTTCTTGCGCAGCGAATGGGAATAAAGAAAATAATAGTGTTTTTAAATAAATTAGATTTAGCAGATCCTGAACTTGTTGAACTTGTTGAAGTTGAAGTTTTGGAACTTGTTGAAAAATATGGATTCCCTGGCGATACACCAATAGTCAAGGGTTCGGCTTTTGGGGCTATGTCAAATCCTGATGATCCTGAAGCTACAAAATGCATAAAGGAACTTCTTGAAACTATGGATAGTTATTTTGATCTTCCTGAGAGAGATATTGATAAGCCATTTTTGCTTGCTATTGAAGATGTTTTCTCTATCTCTGGACGTGGTACTGTTGCTACTGGTCGTATTGAAAGAGGTATTATTAAGGTTGGACAAGAAGTTGAAATCGTTGGAATTAGAGAAACCAGAAAGACAACTGTTACTGGTGTTGAAATGTTTCAAAAGATTCTTGAGCAAGGTGAGGCAGGGGATAATGTTGGTCTTTTGTTAAGAGGTGTTGATAAAAAGGATGTTGAGAGAGGTCAGGTTATTGCTGCTATTGGTACAATTACTCCTCATAAAAAGTTCAAGGCTTCTATATATTGTCTAACTAAGGAAGAAGGCGGAAGACATAAACCATTCTTTTCAGGATATAGACCACAGTTTTTCTTTAGAACAACTGATGTTACAGGTATGGTTAGCTTAGAGGGCAAGGAAATGGTTATGCCTGGAGATAATGTTGACATTGTTGTTGAACTTATATCTTTAATAGCTATGGATAAAAATGTTGAGTTTGCTGTTAGAGAAGGTGGTAGAACAGTTGCTTCAGGAAGGATTCTTGAAATATTGGAATAG
- the lspA gene encoding signal peptidase II, whose product MNIDRNRLIGSVIFIFILVFIDQWSKYLVVKYISIGTEYLSFFGDFFKIIHVRNTGILFSIGANINSSLKNLFFLVIPIIILVFVFCFILKETNKIARIALILILSGGIGNIIDRLFRPLGVVDFLDVKFFGIFGLQRWPTFNFADSYVVIGITLFIIYDLFAKNKSTDL is encoded by the coding sequence ATGAATATAGATAGAAACAGATTAATTGGCAGTGTTATATTTATCTTTATTTTAGTTTTTATTGATCAATGGTCTAAGTATTTGGTTGTTAAATATATCAGCATTGGAACTGAATATTTATCTTTTTTTGGCGATTTTTTTAAAATAATACATGTGAGAAATACTGGGATTTTATTCTCAATAGGTGCTAATATTAATTCTAGCTTGAAAAATTTGTTTTTTCTTGTAATTCCTATTATTATTTTGGTTTTTGTTTTTTGTTTTATTTTAAAAGAAACTAATAAAATAGCTAGAATTGCTCTTATATTGATTTTATCTGGTGGTATTGGGAATATTATTGATAGGCTTTTTAGACCCTTAGGAGTTGTGGATTTCTTGGACGTGAAATTTTTTGGTATTTTTGGCCTTCAAAGATGGCCAACTTTTAACTTTGCAGACAGCTATGTTGTTATTGGAATAACTTTATTTATAATTTATGATTTGTTTGCCAAAAATAAAAGTACTGATTTATGA
- the murA gene encoding UDP-N-acetylglucosamine 1-carboxyvinyltransferase, protein MYSYLLEGGFKIGGKITASGNKNAALPCIVAALLTDEEVILDNVPDIKDVEVILQILKDIGVEALREGNILKIKALNIMKTELDSSLTDLIRASILLVGPILARCGRIDIAPPGGDVIGKRRLDTHFYGLGKLGAKLIENKRIVLEIDKLVGAEMFLDEASVTATENIIMAAVLAVGETVIMNAACEPHVQDLCSMLNAMGADISGIGSNMLRIKGVKKLSGTRFRIGADFMQVGSLISLSALTGGELEINKADPKNFILIRHVYSRLGINFEYDNENIYVKEKQSLKVKLDFGGHIPKIDDGPWPAFPTDLMSIMIVTATQVQGTVLIFEKMFESRMFFVDKLIKMGAQIVLCDPHRVVVTGKTILKGSNVSSPDVRAGMSLLIAALCAKGESRIQNVYQIERGYEDVVTKLSSLGAKIKRVKEQ, encoded by the coding sequence ATGTATAGCTATCTTTTAGAGGGTGGTTTTAAAATAGGTGGAAAGATAACAGCTAGTGGAAATAAGAATGCAGCTTTGCCTTGCATTGTAGCGGCATTGCTTACAGATGAGGAAGTTATTTTAGATAATGTTCCAGATATTAAAGATGTAGAAGTTATTTTGCAAATTTTAAAGGACATAGGGGTTGAGGCGTTAAGGGAAGGTAATATCCTTAAAATTAAGGCTTTAAATATTATGAAAACTGAGTTAGATTCTTCCTTGACAGATTTAATTAGAGCCTCAATTTTGTTGGTGGGACCTATACTTGCTAGGTGTGGGAGAATCGATATTGCTCCCCCTGGTGGAGATGTTATTGGCAAAAGGCGTCTTGATACTCATTTTTATGGACTTGGTAAGCTTGGTGCTAAGTTAATAGAGAATAAACGGATTGTTTTAGAAATAGATAAATTGGTTGGTGCTGAGATGTTTTTAGATGAGGCATCAGTTACTGCCACTGAGAATATTATTATGGCCGCTGTTCTTGCTGTTGGTGAGACAGTGATAATGAATGCTGCATGTGAACCGCATGTGCAAGATTTATGTAGCATGTTGAATGCTATGGGTGCTGATATTTCTGGTATTGGTTCTAATATGCTTAGAATAAAGGGCGTAAAAAAATTAAGTGGAACTAGATTTCGCATAGGTGCTGATTTCATGCAGGTAGGTTCTTTAATTAGTCTTTCTGCATTAACAGGGGGTGAGCTTGAGATTAACAAGGCTGATCCTAAGAATTTTATCTTAATAAGACATGTATATTCAAGGCTTGGCATTAATTTTGAGTATGACAACGAAAATATATATGTTAAGGAAAAACAGTCTTTAAAGGTGAAATTAGATTTTGGGGGACATATTCCCAAGATTGATGACGGACCGTGGCCAGCTTTCCCAACAGATCTTATGAGTATAATGATAGTAACTGCAACTCAAGTTCAAGGAACTGTTCTTATTTTTGAGAAAATGTTTGAATCAAGAATGTTTTTTGTAGACAAGCTTATTAAAATGGGTGCTCAGATCGTTCTTTGTGATCCCCATCGTGTGGTAGTTACAGGGAAAACTATTCTTAAGGGAAGTAATGTGTCCTCTCCTGATGTTAGGGCTGGTATGTCTTTGCTTATTGCAGCTCTTTGTGCTAAGGGTGAGAGTCGTATTCAAAATGTTTATCAAATTGAGAGGGGATATGAGGATGTTGTTACCAAGTTAAGTTCTCTGGGAGCAAAGATTAAGAGAGTGAAAGAGCAATAA
- the rpsJ gene encoding 30S ribosomal protein S10: MITKDKIRVRLFSFDVKILDQSAESIVRAVQKSKAQIKGPIPLPTKIKKYTVLRSPHVNKKSREQFEMRTHKRLIDILEPTSALMDSLMKLELPAGVEVDIKQ, translated from the coding sequence TTGATTACTAAAGATAAGATACGGGTAAGACTTTTTAGTTTTGATGTTAAGATATTGGATCAGAGCGCTGAATCTATTGTTAGGGCTGTTCAAAAGTCTAAGGCACAAATTAAAGGTCCTATTCCTTTGCCGACAAAGATAAAGAAATATACTGTTTTGCGTTCTCCTCATGTTAATAAAAAATCAAGAGAACAGTTTGAAATGAGAACTCATAAGAGGCTTATTGATATTTTAGAGCCTACTTCTGCTTTGATGGATTCTTTAATGAAATTAGAGCTTCCTGCAGGAGTGGAGGTTGATATTAAGCAGTAA
- the recR gene encoding recombination mediator RecR, which produces MIIQDLIVLVSKLPGIGKKTASRMVYDILYKGEEYAKNLGQILSNLHSSIRKCKNCYNFAEEEFCDICMDLSRNKNVICVVEMPQDLEVIESTGEYDGFYFVLHGHLDPLKDIGPNRLNLDKLEGYVGALEAQEVIIATEFSIEGDVTANYISSILKNLDINVTRIASGLPVGGSISNADKMTTLRALRLRFNM; this is translated from the coding sequence TTGATTATACAAGATTTAATTGTTTTAGTTTCTAAATTGCCAGGCATAGGTAAAAAGACAGCATCACGAATGGTTTATGATATTTTGTATAAGGGTGAGGAGTATGCAAAAAATTTGGGACAAATTTTAAGCAATCTCCATTCTAGCATAAGAAAATGTAAAAATTGTTACAATTTTGCTGAGGAAGAATTTTGTGATATTTGTATGGATTTAAGTAGGAATAAAAATGTGATTTGTGTTGTGGAGATGCCGCAAGACTTAGAGGTTATTGAATCTACTGGGGAATATGATGGATTTTATTTTGTACTTCATGGTCATCTTGATCCTTTAAAAGATATTGGTCCAAATAGATTAAATCTTGATAAGTTAGAAGGTTATGTTGGTGCCCTTGAGGCTCAGGAAGTGATTATTGCTACAGAATTTAGCATTGAAGGGGATGTAACTGCAAATTATATTAGTAGTATTTTAAAGAATTTAGATATTAATGTCACAAGAATAGCATCTGGTCTTCCTGTTGGAGGTAGCATTAGTAATGCAGATAAAATGACTACCCTGAGGGCTTTGCGTTTAAGATTTAATATGTAA